In a single window of the Arctopsyche grandis isolate Sample6627 unplaced genomic scaffold, ASM5162203v2 HiC_scaffold_24, whole genome shotgun sequence genome:
- the LOC143921879 gene encoding uncharacterized protein LOC143921879, whose amino-acid sequence MASYEVLKKNRSKAYEILSKAIKELKDCPSLGVIQRKVSLVETYKGKFEEAQLGINLGDFENEQDRDMHENRYFKAYDEFTDMANHMIDDRSRQIVKQKKIFFSETNVTNLCPLNVPNFTGTQESWGEFRDMFISLIHNNSDLNNISKLAYLKKSLQGSAMQVIQGLENTEENYTIAWELLVERYNHSRMIIKTKINSMFNLRAIQRENYTDLRHLIDEITINIRTLQTMGQPIKHWDSILICIVLSKLPVRMQIEWENTLPNKDMPAYDSLKNFLENRCSVLQSIDASNSKPVYQNNNDFSVRTYNRQTRNFESIKKKRCHFCDREHFTASCPILTKQTPLERRRSATEKKLCFRCLNSGHMWENCHSKFTCKDCNRAHHTLLHIPQTSIVEETNFSPQTYTNIGTFHNALLATASVLLKDHDGKFHKCRALLDPGSQTNYITAKLARNLKIKQNHVHIPITMLQGVTTNTTNSINTIINSEVSNFSSDITFLILNSITGMLPNENINKSILNIPKNINMSDKYWHKPGQIDVLLGAHIFWKTLKTEKVDLGQNQPTMFETEFGWIISGRIPTLKSSSITCNLSIAKLNNQVKQLWEIEEVPEILPRSSEETKSEQHFKDNVSRLPSGRFSVKLPFKSSPNDLGNSLCVAEKRLLAFTGTNTIEKYWLLNGTNTIKGTLRKCITCFKSKPIIIGQLMGDLPSSRIIPKPPFHHYGVDYAGPFAIKNGTLRNSKITKCYVCIFICFVTKAVHMEVVSDLTTVAFLNCFKRFVARRGRPAIMWSDNGTNFVGAKRELGRILQNLFSENSFNQIISYAFTEGIQWNFIPPRSPHMGDIWESAVKQLKYHLKRIINSVNLTFESLATVIAQIEACLNSRPLTPISNDPKDLNPLTPGHFLIGRPLLAIPQSRVIETTNIKHQYFQMTKATSEFWNRWSLDYISALQIRNKWKQQKIGDLVVIKEEGLLTTAWALGRVRQIYPGGDRLIGVSVKHSIVKVNAFCWRCRGASNSKADDPRWSITTACWHGHSSIGFNRRLDLTVPEGLERGSVSRVGGATCEVTLKNEETL is encoded by the coding sequence ATGGCTAGTTacgaagtattaaaaaaaaatagatccaAAGCATATGAAATTCTGTCAAAGGCTATAAAAGAATTAAAAGATTGTCCAAGTTTGGGTGTAATTCAGCGTAAGGTATCACTGGTAGAAACTTATAAAGGAAAATTCGAAGAGGCACAGTTGGGTATAAATTTGGGTGATTTTGAAAATGAACAAGATAGAGATATGCATGAAAACAGATATTTTAAGGCTTATGATGAATTCACGGATATGGCTAATCATATGATTGATGATAGATCAAGACAAatcgtaaaacaaaaaaaaatttttttttcggaaacAAACGTAACTAATTTATGTCCCCTAAATGTACCTAATTTCACTGGCACCCAAGAATCCTGGGGTGAATTCAGAGACATGTTCATTTCACTTATTCATAATAATTCTGAtctaaataatatatcaaaacttgcttatcttaAAAAATCACTACAAGGTTCAGCTATGCAAGTCATTCAAGGACTAGAAAATACGGAAGAAAATTACACCATCGCGTGGGAACTGTTAGTAGAGCGATATAATCATTCTAGGatgataattaaaacaaaaataaattcaatgtttAACTTAAGGGCAATTCAAAGGGAAAATTACACAGATTTACGTCATTTAATTGACGAAATAACGATAAATATACGAACATTACAAACAATGGGACAACCAATAAAGCACTGGGATAGCATATTAATATGCATAGTATTATCTAAGTTACCCGTACGAATGCAAATCGAATGGGAGAATACCTTACCAAACAAAGACATGCCAGCTTatgattcattaaaaaattttttagaaaatcgTTGCTCAGTACTACAATCAATAGATGCAAGTAATTCAAAACcagtttatcaaaataataatgatttttctgTAAGAACATATAATAGACAAACTAGAAATtttgaaagtattaaaaaaaaacgttgtcACTTTTGCGATCGAGAACATTTTACAGCTAGCTGTCcaattttaacaaaacaaaCGCCACTAGAGAGACGACGATCTGCTACAGAAAAGAAATTATGTTTTAGATGTCTTAATAGTGGTCACATGTGGGAAAACTGTCATTCAAAATTCACTTGTAAAGATTGCAATAGGGCTCATCATACACTATTACATATCCCACAAACATCTATTGTTGAAGAAACAAACTTCTCTCCTcaaacatatacaaacataggtACATTTCACAACGCCTTACTAGCTACCGCCTCAGTTCTTTTAAAGGATCATGACGGAAAATTTCATAAGTGTAGAGCTCTACTAGATCCAGGATCTCAAACTAATTATATTACAGCCAAATTAGCTaggaatttgaaaataaaacagaatcatGTCCACATACCAATAACTATGCTGCAAGGTGTGACAACAAACAcaacaaattcaataaatacaataattaattcagAAGTCTCTAATTTTTCATCGGATATCAcattcttaattttaaattcaattaccgGAATGTTGCCaaacgaaaatataaataaatcgattttaAATATTCCTAAAAATATCAACATGTCCGATAAATATTGGCATAAACCAGGTCAAATTGACGTTTTGCTCGGAGCACACATATTTTGGAAAACATTAAAGACAGAGAAAGTAGATTTAGGGCAGAATCAGCCCACCATGTTCGAAACAGAATTTGGGTGGATTATTTCCGGAAGGATTCcaacattaaaatcatcatcaaTTACATGTAACTTATCAATAGCGAAATTAAACAATCAAGTAAAGCAATTATGGGAAATTGAAGAAGTACCAGAAATACTTCCGAGATCGTCAGAGGAAACCAAATCTGAACAACATTTCAAAGATAATGTTTCGAGACTACCATCAGGCAGATTCTCAGTTAAATTACCATTTAAAAGCTCACCAAATGATTTAGGTAATTCTTTATGTGTGGCGGAGAAAAGATTACTGGCTTTTACTGGAACAAATACCATTGAAAAATACTGGCTTTTAAATGGAACAAACACCATTAAAGGAACATTACGTAAATGTATCACATGTTTTAAGAGTAAACCTATTATTATAGGTCAATTGATGGGTGACTTACCATCGTCTCGAATAATTCCAAAACCTCCTTTTCATCATTACGGGGTTGATTATGCCGGTCCATTTGCAATTAAGAATGGAACTTTGAGAAACTCCAAAATCACCAAATGTTATGTTTGCATTTTTATCTGTTTCGTAACAAAAGCAGTACACATGGAAGTTGTTAGCGATTTAACTACAGTTGcgtttttgaattgttttaaacgATTTGTCGCGCGTCGCGGAAGGCCAGCTATCATGTGGTCGGACAACGGGACAAATTTTGTCGGAGCCAAGCGAGAACTAGGACGAATATTGCAgaatttattttcagaaaattcctttaatcaaataattagttATGCGTTTACGGAAGGCATTCAATGGAATTTTATTCCGCCTCGATCACCTCACATGGGAGATATTTGGGAATCGGCCGTTAAACAATTGAAGTATCAtctaaaaagaataataaattcAGTAAATTTAACGTTCGAATCATTGGCAACTGTAATTGCACAGATAGAAGCATGTCTAAACTCCCGTCCTCTTACACCCATATCAAATGATCCTAAAGACCTTAATCCTTTGACTCCCGGTCATTTCTTAATTGGACGACCATTATTGGCCATTCCTCAATCAAGAGTAATAGAAACCACTAATATCAAACATCAATATTTTCAGATGACCAAGGCAACTTCTGAATTTTGGAATAGATGGTCACTGGATTACATTTCGGCATtacaaataagaaataaatggaaacaacaaaaaattggaGATTTAGTTGTGATAAAAGAAGAGGGACTGCTAACAACTGCATGGGCTTTAGGCAGAGTCAGACAAATCTATCCAGGCGGAGACAGATTAATCGGAGTATCAGTTAAACATTCAatag